Proteins encoded within one genomic window of Humulus lupulus chromosome 1, drHumLupu1.1, whole genome shotgun sequence:
- the LOC133808281 gene encoding ribonuclease III domain-containing protein RNC1, chloroplastic, which yields MELSSSFIQLFKPCSSPTCNNYSFSSSFSTFPIQFRPQNQKLVNQTSQNFRIFAVAVDPQQELPQNSPQRLLKELAERKRATSPKKKVPPKRFVLRPPLDDKKLTDRFLNSPQLSLKAFPLLSSCLPSSRLNNADKTWMDEYLLEAKQALGYPLEPSDRFGDDNPAKQFDTLLYLAFQHPACERTKTRHVRSGHSRLSFLGQYVLELSLAEFFLQRYPRESPGPMRERVFALIGKRFLPKWIKAASLQNLVFPYDDMDKMLRKDREPPVKSVFWALFGAIYLCFGMPEVYRVLFEVFGMDPEAEDCQPRLRRQLEDVDYVSVEFEGNKLSWQDVATYKPPQDALFAHPRLFRACVPPGMHRFRGNIWDYDSRPQVMRNLGYPLDMKDSNPDITQARNIELGLGLQLSFLHPSKHKFEHPRFCYERLEYVGQKIQDLVMAERLLMKHLDAPGKWLQERHRRVLMNKFCGRYLRDRRLHQFIIYSEEVQDKYEHNRRLRNPATTAVQQALHGLSYTVYGKPDVRRLMFEVFDFEQIQPKAV from the exons ATGGaactttcttcttctttcataCAACTCTTCAAACCATGTTCATCCCCAACTTGTAACAACTACTCTTTCTCTTCTTCCTTCTCCACTTTTCCAATCCAGTTTCGACCCCAAAACCAGAAATTAGTGAACCAAACTTCACAGAACTTCCGAATTTTCGCCGTTGCTGTGGATCCACAACAAGAGCTTCCCCAAAACAGTCCCCAAAGACTCCTCAAAGAACTTGCCGAGCGTAAAAGGGCTACTTCTCCGAAGAAGAAGGTTCCCCCAAAGAGGTTCGTACTAAGACCGCCTTTGGATGACAAGAAATTAACAGATAGGTTTCTCAATAGCCCTCAATTGTCGCTCAAGGCGTTTCCATTGCTAAGTTCTTGTTTGCCTTCTTCGCGGCTTAACAATGCGGATAAGACTTGGATGGACGAGTACTTGCTTGAGGCCAAGCAGGCCCTTGGATACCCACTTGAGCCGTCGGATAGGTTTGGAGACGATAACCCGGCAAAGCAATTTGATACGCTGCTCTATCTGGCATTTCAGCATCCGGCTTGTGAGAGGACGAAAACCCGGCACGTTCGGTCTGGCCATTCGAGGTTGAGCTTTCTGGGTCAGTACGTGCTTGAACTGTCATTGGCTGAGTTCTTCTTGCAGCGTTATCCGAGGGAGTCACCGGGTCCAATGAGAGAGAGGGTGTTTGCTTTGATTGGGAAGAGGTTCTTGCCCAAGTGGATTAAAGCTGCTAGTTTACAGAATCTGGTATTTCCATACGATGATATGGATAAGATGCTCAGGAAGGACAGGGAGCCCCCGGTGAA GTCTGTATTCTGGGCTCTGTTTGGGGCAATCTATTTGTGCTTTGGTATGCCAGAAGTGTATCGAGTTCTTTTTGAAGTGTTTGGAATGGACCCAGAAGCTGAGGACTGCCAGCCAAGATTAAGGAGACAACTTGAAGATGTTGATTATGTTTCAGTTGAATTTGAAGGCAACAAACTCAGCTGGCAAGATGTAGCTACCTACAAG CCTCCTCAAGATGCTCTCTTTGCACACCCTAGGCTCTTCAGGGCTTGTGTTCCACCAGGTATGCATAGATTCAGAGGAAATATATGGGACTATGACAGCAGACCCCAAGTCATGAGAAACCTGGGATATCCCTTAGATATGAAAGATAGTAATCCAGACATCACCCAAGCCAGGAACATTGAACTTGGACTTGGGCTACAG TTAAGTTTCTTGCATCCATCAAAGCACAAGTTTGAGCATCCCCGTTTTTGCTATGAACGATTAGAATATGTCGGCCAAAAAATTCAG GATCTTGTGATGGCGGAAAGATTATTGATGAAGCACTTAGATGCACCTGGAAAGTGGCTGCAGGAGAGGCACCGCCGTGTTCTCATGAACAAGTTCTGCGGGAGATATTTGAGGGACAGGCGTCTTCATCAGTTTATCATCTACTCAGAAGAGGTTCAAGATAAATATGAACACAATCGAAGATTAAGGAATCCAGCCACAACTGCTGTTCAACAAGCCCTTCATGGACTCTCATACACTGTATATGGGAAGCCAGATGTGAGGCGCCTCATGTTTGAGGTTTTTGATTTTGAGCAAATCCAACCCAAAGCTGTGTAA